The following coding sequences are from one Comamonas koreensis window:
- a CDS encoding FlgO family outer membrane protein — protein sequence MMRRLTTLAAVASAAVLAGCASWSDPAQPVSTVRSEPTYQAADASVFLANSQDAINKLTASVAPQSTGTGPVLVATVVNVNNMGASSPLGRTLSEIYANQMAARGFHVKEVKLRTDLYVREGTGELLLSREMRDIARSQNASMVLVGTFSPAANFTYVSLKLVRTEDSRILSGYDYALPNDRDVTRLLNAPR from the coding sequence ATGATGCGGCGTCTGACCACCCTGGCCGCTGTGGCCTCTGCCGCTGTGCTGGCCGGTTGCGCCAGCTGGAGCGATCCTGCCCAGCCCGTGAGCACGGTGCGCAGCGAGCCGACCTACCAGGCTGCGGACGCCAGCGTCTTCCTGGCCAACAGCCAGGATGCGATCAACAAGCTGACCGCCTCGGTCGCGCCCCAGTCGACCGGTACCGGCCCCGTGCTGGTGGCCACCGTGGTCAATGTGAACAACATGGGCGCCTCGTCGCCACTGGGCCGCACCTTGTCCGAGATCTACGCCAACCAGATGGCCGCCCGTGGCTTCCACGTCAAGGAAGTCAAGCTGCGCACCGATCTGTATGTGCGCGAAGGCACCGGCGAGCTGCTGCTGTCGCGCGAGATGCGCGACATTGCCCGCAGCCAGAACGCCTCGATGGTGCTGGTCGGCACCTTCTCGCCCGCTGCCAACTTCACCTACGTCAGCCTCAAGCTGGTGCGTACCGAAGACAGCCGCATCCTGTCGGGCTATGACTATGCCTTGCCCAATGACCGCGATGTGACCCGTTTGCTGAACGCGCCTCGCTGA
- a CDS encoding DUF2165 family protein, which yields MMIRLSKSALVLAMAFFATLVAFGNITDYATNFAFVHHVFLMDTTFPGNSILYRAIDAEWIHHLGYAGIIALETLTALLCWVGGSQLLRARHADAAGFRAAKKWAIAGLTLGFLTWQVGFMSVGGEWFGMWMSKEWNGVPDAFRFFITLLLVLVYLTMDNDSLAPPAQSAGR from the coding sequence ATGATGATTCGTCTGTCCAAGTCCGCCCTGGTGCTGGCCATGGCTTTCTTCGCCACCTTGGTGGCTTTTGGCAATATCACCGACTACGCCACCAACTTTGCCTTTGTGCACCATGTGTTCCTGATGGACACCACCTTCCCCGGTAACAGCATCCTCTACCGCGCCATCGATGCGGAATGGATCCACCACCTGGGCTATGCCGGCATCATTGCGCTGGAGACACTGACAGCGCTGCTGTGCTGGGTTGGCGGCAGCCAGCTCTTGCGCGCCCGCCATGCCGATGCGGCCGGTTTTCGCGCTGCCAAAAAATGGGCGATTGCCGGGCTGACCCTGGGCTTTCTCACCTGGCAGGTGGGCTTTATGTCGGTGGGCGGTGAGTGGTTTGGCATGTGGATGTCCAAAGAGTGGAATGGCGTGCCCGATGCCTTCCGCTTCTTTATCACCTTGCTGCTGGTGCTGGTCTACCTGACGATGGACAACGACAGCCTGGCCCCGCCTGCGCAGTCCGCAGGCCGCTGA
- a CDS encoding DMT family transporter — protein sequence MPTLSRQQLVILCLLTLVWGLNWPVMKTGVQHFPPLSFRALSMLIGLPLLALGLLVLKVPFRLERRYWGPLVVLGFFNMVMWHTLIIVAIPLLPSGRAAILGYTMPIFSAALGALFFSDRLPPRAWLGVAAAAGGVLLLLWNEMDKLGGKPTGVALMLLAAASWALGTQLLRRTRIPAPTLTLAFWMTVMTTGCLCLLATLLERPRWHAPDPIAWGTILFNAVLVIGFAQVAWFFLVRTLPPLASTLSVMLIPVLGVFSGAWWLGEILHWQDWTAVALMVLAIASVLWPSRARR from the coding sequence ATGCCTACCCTGTCGCGACAACAACTGGTGATCCTGTGCCTGCTGACCCTGGTCTGGGGGCTGAATTGGCCGGTGATGAAGACGGGGGTGCAGCACTTCCCGCCACTGAGCTTTCGCGCGCTGTCAATGCTGATCGGCCTGCCGCTGCTGGCGTTGGGCCTGCTGGTGCTCAAGGTGCCCTTCCGGCTGGAGCGGCGCTACTGGGGGCCGCTCGTGGTGCTGGGCTTTTTCAACATGGTGATGTGGCACACGCTGATCATTGTGGCGATTCCGCTGCTGCCCAGCGGCCGGGCGGCGATCCTGGGCTACACCATGCCTATTTTTTCAGCAGCGCTGGGCGCACTGTTCTTCAGTGACCGGCTGCCGCCGCGCGCCTGGCTGGGCGTAGCCGCTGCCGCCGGCGGCGTGTTGCTGCTGCTGTGGAACGAGATGGACAAGCTGGGCGGCAAGCCCACGGGCGTGGCGCTGATGCTGCTGGCAGCGGCCAGCTGGGCGTTGGGCACCCAGCTGCTGCGCCGCACCCGCATCCCCGCGCCCACCTTGACCCTGGCCTTCTGGATGACCGTGATGACCACCGGCTGCCTGTGCCTGCTGGCCACGCTGCTGGAGCGCCCGCGCTGGCATGCGCCTGACCCCATCGCCTGGGGCACCATCCTGTTCAATGCGGTGCTGGTGATCGGCTTTGCCCAGGTGGCCTGGTTCTTTCTGGTGCGCACCCTGCCGCCGCTGGCGTCCACTTTGAGTGTGATGCTGATCCCCGTGCTGGGCGTCTTCAGCGGCGCCTGGTGGCTGGGCGAGATCCTGCACTGGCAGGACTGGACGGCGGTGGCCTTGATGGTGCTGGCCATCGCCTCGGTGCTCTGGCCCAGCCGGGCGCGCCGCTGA
- the pyrF gene encoding orotidine-5'-phosphate decarboxylase, with protein MPFIDQLRAAATQNNSMLCVGLDPEPSRFPAAMRGDASKIYDFCAAIVDATHDLVNSFKPQIAYFAAHRAEDQLEKLMAHMRRVAPQVPVILDAKRGDIGSTAEQYAKEAFERYGADAVTLSPFMGFDSITPYLKYEGKGAFLLCRTSNPGGDDLQAQTLADVPGQPQMFEHVARLAQGPWNTNGQLGLVVGATRPQEIERVRAVAPHLPLLIPGVGAQGGDAVATVKAARIGGGPIIINSSRAILYASSGDDFASAARAAAIQTRDLLNAVD; from the coding sequence ATGCCTTTTATCGACCAGCTGCGCGCCGCAGCCACCCAAAACAACTCCATGCTGTGCGTGGGCCTGGATCCGGAGCCCAGCCGTTTTCCCGCCGCGATGCGCGGCGATGCCAGCAAGATCTATGATTTTTGCGCAGCCATCGTCGATGCCACCCATGACCTGGTCAACAGCTTCAAGCCGCAGATCGCCTACTTTGCAGCGCACCGCGCCGAGGACCAGCTGGAAAAGCTGATGGCCCATATGCGCCGCGTGGCTCCCCAGGTGCCGGTGATTCTCGATGCCAAGCGCGGCGACATCGGCTCGACCGCCGAGCAGTACGCCAAGGAAGCCTTTGAGCGCTATGGGGCGGACGCGGTGACCTTGTCGCCCTTCATGGGCTTTGACTCCATCACGCCCTACCTGAAGTACGAGGGCAAGGGCGCCTTCTTGCTGTGCCGCACCTCCAACCCCGGTGGGGACGACCTGCAGGCCCAGACCCTGGCCGATGTGCCCGGCCAGCCGCAGATGTTCGAGCATGTGGCGCGCCTGGCCCAGGGCCCCTGGAACACCAATGGCCAGCTCGGCCTGGTCGTCGGTGCCACCCGCCCGCAAGAGATCGAGCGTGTGCGCGCCGTCGCCCCCCACCTGCCGCTGCTGATTCCCGGCGTCGGTGCGCAGGGTGGTGATGCGGTGGCCACCGTCAAGGCGGCCCGCATTGGCGGCGGCCCGATCATCATCAACTCTTCGCGCGCCATTTTGTATGCGAGCAGCGGCGACGACTTTGCCAGCGCGGCGCGCGCCGCTGCGATCCAGACCCGCGACCTGCTCAACGCGGTCGATTGA
- a CDS encoding Bug family tripartite tricarboxylate transporter substrate binding protein, protein MLPMLFSRPRRKACLGLLALAASMAAGAQAAAHYPTKAISLVIAYPPGGSTDAVGRMVGTELAQRLKQPVVIENLGGAGGAIGAQKVARAPADGYTLLLSANNEMAIAPLINKAIKYRVFKDFTPISLVATQPMVLVASQSSGVKNTQEFLSLLRQNPGKYSYGSSGVGTALHIAGEMVQQAGNVAMTHVPYKGVAPLTNDLLGGSLDFGVFVLSSGLPHIRAGKVVALGTTEAKRSSVTPDIPALAETSAFARVDINSWFALMGPAKLPPQVQKALRAAIDDMLQSPSFRAKLEASGNVVAAPGQDMGAFLKAQVSKYQQIVETAKIEDR, encoded by the coding sequence ATGCTCCCTATGCTTTTTTCTCGCCCGCGCCGAAAGGCCTGCCTGGGTCTGCTGGCGCTGGCGGCCAGCATGGCGGCAGGCGCACAGGCGGCTGCGCACTACCCCACCAAGGCCATCTCCTTGGTGATTGCCTACCCGCCTGGCGGCAGCACCGATGCGGTGGGCCGCATGGTCGGCACCGAACTGGCGCAGCGGCTCAAGCAGCCGGTGGTCATCGAGAACCTGGGCGGTGCCGGTGGCGCCATCGGTGCGCAAAAGGTGGCCCGGGCGCCGGCCGATGGATATACCTTGCTGCTGTCGGCCAACAACGAGATGGCGATTGCGCCGCTGATCAACAAGGCCATCAAGTACCGGGTGTTCAAGGATTTCACGCCGATCAGCCTGGTGGCGACCCAGCCCATGGTGCTGGTTGCCTCGCAGTCCAGCGGCGTCAAGAACACGCAGGAGTTCCTCAGCCTGCTGCGCCAGAACCCCGGCAAGTACAGCTATGGCAGCTCGGGCGTGGGCACGGCGCTGCACATTGCTGGCGAGATGGTGCAGCAGGCCGGCAATGTGGCGATGACCCATGTGCCCTACAAGGGCGTGGCACCGCTGACCAATGACCTGCTGGGCGGCAGCCTGGATTTTGGCGTGTTTGTGCTGTCCTCGGGCCTGCCGCATATCCGCGCCGGCAAGGTGGTGGCGCTGGGCACGACCGAGGCCAAGCGCTCCAGCGTCACACCCGATATCCCGGCCTTGGCCGAGACCTCGGCGTTTGCGAGGGTCGATATCAACAGCTGGTTTGCGCTGATGGGCCCAGCCAAGTTGCCCCCGCAGGTGCAAAAGGCCTTGCGTGCGGCCATTGATGACATGCTGCAGTCCCCCAGCTTTCGCGCCAAGCTCGAAGCCAGTGGCAATGTGGTGGCTGCGCCCGGCCAGGACATGGGCGCCTTCTTGAAGGCCCAGGTGTCCAAGTACCAGCAGATCGTCGAGACCGCGAAGATCGAAGACCGCTGA
- a CDS encoding EamA family transporter → MSASSSPVPFRPTDLALALVVVVVWGINFVIMKWGLQSLTPFELGALRYLCAAFPLVLFIKPPRVHWRWVVLFGLLQGVGQFGFLFTALKVGMTASLASVVLQTQVFLTAVWTWVLLRERPGRPLVAGMGIAALGLACLLINELRSNGAGGTTLAGLLLVLCAATSWACSNVVVRLAQKENARYDPVGFIAWSSLMPILPFIGLSAALDEGSVGKWLQAETWQQIPGLAWMSIAYLGWVATIVGYGLWTKLIQRYSANRVAPFSLCVPVIGLTTGMLVLGETVTAWQWAGAVFVVLALVVVVWGGRWLQAARR, encoded by the coding sequence ATGTCCGCTTCCAGCTCCCCTGTCCCCTTTCGCCCTACGGACCTCGCCTTGGCGCTGGTCGTGGTGGTGGTCTGGGGCATCAACTTTGTCATCATGAAATGGGGCCTGCAGAGCCTGACCCCGTTCGAGCTGGGCGCCCTGCGCTACCTCTGCGCGGCCTTTCCGCTGGTGCTGTTCATCAAGCCGCCGCGCGTGCACTGGCGCTGGGTGGTGCTGTTTGGCCTGCTGCAGGGCGTGGGCCAGTTTGGCTTCTTGTTCACCGCGCTCAAGGTGGGCATGACGGCGTCGCTCGCCAGCGTGGTGCTGCAGACCCAGGTGTTTCTCACCGCCGTGTGGACCTGGGTGCTGCTGCGCGAGCGCCCCGGCCGCCCACTGGTGGCCGGCATGGGCATTGCCGCGCTCGGCCTGGCCTGCCTGCTGATCAATGAGCTGCGCAGCAATGGCGCTGGTGGCACCACCTTGGCAGGCCTGCTGCTGGTGCTGTGCGCGGCCACATCCTGGGCCTGCTCCAACGTGGTGGTGCGCCTGGCGCAAAAGGAAAACGCCCGCTACGACCCGGTGGGCTTTATCGCCTGGAGCAGCCTGATGCCGATTCTGCCCTTTATCGGGCTGAGCGCCGCACTGGACGAGGGCAGCGTGGGCAAGTGGCTGCAGGCAGAGACCTGGCAGCAGATTCCCGGGCTGGCCTGGATGTCGATCGCCTACCTGGGCTGGGTGGCCACCATCGTCGGCTACGGGCTGTGGACCAAGCTGATCCAGCGCTACTCGGCCAACCGGGTGGCGCCCTTCAGCCTCTGCGTGCCGGTCATTGGCCTGACCACCGGCATGCTGGTGCTGGGCGAGACGGTGACGGCCTGGCAATGGGCTGGCGCGGTGTTTGTCGTGCTGGCGCTGGTGGTCGTGGTCTGGGGCGGCCGCTGGCTGCAGGCGGCGCGGCGCTAA
- a CDS encoding NAD(P)/FAD-dependent oxidoreductase: METPNSSPSASPSASASATASPAVWDFVVIGAGMAGSATAWHLATSAQVLVLEQESQPGYHTTGRSAALFEEHYGPPQVQALTRASRQFYEQPPADFAEHALVSPRGVLYVATPAQLPALQAAYDEARQHSPGARWLDKAALKAFLPALNTEVLEAGFSDDGARDIDVHALHQGFLKGMRRRGGQLWNDARVHSLHWDASAGHWQISLADGRQLQARHVVNAAGAWADELGQMAGAAAIGLTPKRRSAFTFAMPAGMDGQHWPAVIDIGEQWYFKPDAGQLLGSPANADATHPHDVQPEMMDIAEGIDRIMQASHFDIRRPSHSWAGLRSFVADGEMVIGWDGQVPQFLWVAAQGGYGIQSAYGYGLLARNLALQEPLDPALVSQGVQPEALSPTRHLR; the protein is encoded by the coding sequence ATGGAAACCCCCAACAGTTCCCCTTCGGCCTCCCCTAGCGCATCCGCTTCTGCCACCGCCAGCCCGGCAGTCTGGGATTTTGTCGTCATCGGCGCCGGCATGGCCGGCAGCGCCACCGCCTGGCACCTGGCTACCAGCGCCCAGGTGCTGGTGCTGGAGCAGGAATCCCAGCCCGGCTACCACACCACCGGCCGCTCGGCCGCGCTGTTTGAAGAGCACTATGGCCCACCCCAGGTGCAAGCGCTCACCCGAGCCAGCCGCCAGTTTTACGAGCAGCCGCCGGCCGACTTTGCCGAGCATGCGCTGGTCAGCCCCCGCGGCGTGCTGTATGTGGCAACGCCCGCGCAGTTGCCCGCGCTGCAAGCCGCCTACGACGAGGCACGCCAGCATTCGCCCGGCGCGCGCTGGCTGGACAAGGCCGCGCTGAAAGCCTTTTTGCCGGCGCTCAACACCGAGGTGCTGGAAGCCGGCTTTAGCGACGATGGCGCCCGCGATATCGATGTGCATGCGCTGCACCAGGGCTTTTTGAAGGGCATGCGCCGGCGCGGCGGCCAGCTGTGGAACGATGCCCGGGTGCACAGCCTACACTGGGATGCCAGCGCCGGCCACTGGCAGATCAGCCTGGCCGATGGCCGCCAGCTGCAGGCCCGCCATGTCGTCAACGCCGCCGGCGCCTGGGCCGATGAGCTGGGCCAGATGGCTGGAGCGGCTGCCATTGGCCTCACGCCCAAGCGCCGCAGTGCCTTTACCTTTGCGATGCCCGCCGGCATGGACGGCCAGCACTGGCCGGCCGTCATCGATATCGGCGAGCAGTGGTACTTCAAGCCCGATGCCGGCCAGCTGCTGGGCTCGCCCGCCAACGCCGATGCCACCCACCCGCATGATGTGCAGCCCGAGATGATGGACATTGCCGAGGGCATTGACCGCATCATGCAGGCCAGCCATTTCGACATTCGCCGCCCCAGCCACAGCTGGGCAGGCCTGCGCTCCTTTGTCGCCGATGGCGAGATGGTGATTGGCTGGGATGGCCAGGTGCCGCAGTTTCTGTGGGTGGCCGCGCAGGGCGGGTATGGCATCCAGAGCGCCTATGGCTACGGCCTGCTGGCGCGCAACCTGGCCTTGCAGGAGCCGCTGGACCCGGCGCTGGTGAGCCAGGGTGTGCAGCCTGAGGCTCTGTCGCCCACGCGCCATTTGCGCTGA
- a CDS encoding PQQ-dependent sugar dehydrogenase, translating into MRQKQARKGFYSWALGASGLLAICAASTVQAQTAAPALPKPTVVGSGYLNPWAIAPLPDKRFLLTERGGKLWLLDADGRKQSELQGVPKVVDAGQGGLLDVVADSQFASNRRIYFCFSEAGPQAGTNSTALASARIAANERQLEDVKLLFSQRPKARSNAHFGCRIAETPDGNLFLSLGDRYSQRDDAQTLNNHHGKLVRIAKDGSVPKDNPYAGRQDALPEIYSYGHRNSQGLAVAADGSLWQHEHGPQGGDEINRPQPGKNYGWPVITYGEEYGGGKIGEGTQKAGMEQPLHYWVPSIAPSGMAFVTSDRYGPAWKGSLLVGGLKSRSVAQLTVKDGKVTGEKRLYESLGERIRDVRQGADGLVYLLTDGPDGKLIRLVPSGS; encoded by the coding sequence ATGAGACAGAAACAAGCACGCAAGGGTTTTTATTCATGGGCGCTGGGCGCCAGCGGGCTGCTGGCCATCTGCGCCGCCAGCACTGTGCAAGCGCAGACGGCGGCACCCGCGCTGCCTAAGCCCACGGTTGTGGGCAGCGGCTACCTCAACCCCTGGGCCATTGCGCCCTTGCCGGACAAACGCTTTTTGCTGACCGAGCGCGGCGGCAAGCTCTGGCTGCTCGATGCCGATGGGCGTAAACAGTCCGAGCTGCAAGGCGTGCCCAAGGTGGTCGATGCCGGCCAGGGCGGCCTGCTCGATGTCGTGGCCGACAGCCAGTTCGCCAGCAACCGGCGCATCTATTTTTGCTTCAGCGAAGCGGGCCCCCAGGCGGGCACCAACAGCACGGCATTGGCTTCGGCGCGCATTGCGGCCAATGAGCGCCAGCTCGAAGACGTCAAGCTGCTGTTCAGCCAGCGCCCCAAGGCCAGGAGCAATGCCCATTTTGGCTGCCGCATTGCCGAAACGCCCGATGGCAACCTGTTCCTCAGCCTGGGTGACCGCTACTCGCAGCGCGACGATGCGCAGACCCTGAACAACCACCACGGCAAGCTGGTGCGCATTGCCAAGGATGGCAGCGTGCCCAAGGACAACCCTTATGCGGGCCGCCAGGATGCGCTGCCGGAGATCTACAGCTACGGCCACCGCAACAGCCAGGGCTTGGCCGTCGCCGCCGATGGCAGCCTGTGGCAGCACGAGCATGGCCCGCAGGGCGGCGACGAGATCAACCGGCCCCAGCCTGGCAAGAACTATGGCTGGCCGGTGATCACCTATGGCGAGGAATACGGCGGCGGCAAGATCGGCGAAGGCACGCAAAAGGCCGGCATGGAGCAGCCCTTGCACTACTGGGTGCCCAGCATTGCGCCCTCGGGCATGGCCTTTGTCACGAGTGACCGCTATGGGCCAGCCTGGAAGGGCAGCCTGTTGGTGGGCGGCCTCAAGTCGCGCAGCGTCGCCCAGCTGACGGTCAAGGACGGCAAGGTGACCGGCGAGAAGCGCCTCTATGAATCGCTGGGCGAGCGCATCCGTGACGTGCGCCAGGGCGCCGATGGCCTGGTCTACCTGCTGACCGATGGGCCCGATGGCAAGCTGATTCGGCTGGTGCCCTCGGGCAGTTAA
- a CDS encoding GNAT family N-acetyltransferase, protein MPANLIFRTATLADLPAIIALLADDALGREREVLADPPDARYIAAFDAICADANQRLVVAELDGQVVGTLQLSFVPGLSHTGAWRGQIESVRIAAQLRGAGAGQQMLEWAVAQCRERGCTVVQLTTDKSRADAHRFYEKLGFVSSHLGFKRKL, encoded by the coding sequence ATGCCAGCAAACCTGATTTTCCGCACCGCAACCCTGGCCGACCTGCCCGCGATCATCGCGCTGCTCGCCGATGATGCGCTGGGCCGTGAGCGCGAGGTGCTGGCCGACCCGCCCGATGCGCGCTATATCGCGGCCTTTGACGCGATCTGCGCCGATGCCAACCAGCGCCTGGTGGTGGCCGAGCTGGACGGGCAGGTGGTGGGCACGCTGCAGCTGTCCTTTGTGCCCGGCCTGTCACACACGGGGGCCTGGCGCGGCCAGATCGAATCGGTGCGCATTGCAGCGCAGCTGCGCGGCGCCGGCGCGGGCCAGCAGATGCTGGAATGGGCGGTGGCGCAGTGTCGGGAGCGGGGCTGCACGGTGGTGCAGCTGACCACCGACAAAAGCCGGGCCGATGCCCACCGCTTTTACGAAAAGCTGGGCTTTGTGTCCAGCCATCTGGGTTTCAAGCGCAAGCTTTAA
- the uvrA gene encoding excinuclease ABC subunit UvrA: MPPRTPTDPSAAIDLHHELGLSEAQQDDSRYLGARLAHSRIAIRGARTHNLKNIDLDIPRHQLVVITGLSGSGKSSLAFDTLYAEGQRRYVESLSAYARQFLGRLDKPDVDLIEGLSPAISIEQKATSHNPRSTVGTVTEIHDYLRLLYARAGTPFCPDHNLPLAAQTVSQMVDAVLALPEDTKLMILAPVARGKKGEFVELFAQMQALGYVRFRVDGQMYEHETLPALAKNEKHDVDVVIDRVKVRAGLQQRLAESIEAALRVGGNEGNGRVLALEMDTGEEHLFSSKFSCPVCSYALAELEPRLFSFNSPQGACPSCDGLGLHEVFDVERVVAFPTLSLASGAIKGWDRRNGYYFAMLESLGRHYKFDIEQPFESLPEAVRQVVLYGSGDEEIAFKYELASGENAGKMVTKKHPFEGILPNMTRRYRETDSSIVRDELARYQSVQPCPDCHGARLRREARFVRVGDGDQARAIQDISQVTLSEAHAWFSTVQLTGAKADIAARVIQEISTRLQFLNDVGLTYLSLARSAETLSGGEAQRIRLASQIGSGLTGVMYVLDEPSIGLHQRDNDRLIATLQHLRDIGNSVIVVEHDEDMMRAADQIIDMGPGAGVHGGQIMAQGRYADICAHPQSLTGQYLSGQKSIAVPARRTPWLPVLASTVGAPVGKAAADKSGSQFPTVRTSLEKKPSSTSSTSSTKGRSVQEAAASAAVDPHAVQSLRLIGASGHNLRDVTVDFPVGLFTCVTGVSGSGKSTLVNDTLYAAAAHKINRAQGDVAPYQEIEGLDYFDKVINVDQSPIGRTPRSNPATYTGLFTPIRELMAETNTAKERGYGPGRFSFNVAGGRCEACQGDGMVKVEMHFLPDVYVPCDICQGQRYNRETLQVQWKGRNIAQILEMTVEDAHDFFRDVPTIARKLQTLLDVGLSYIRLGQSATTLSGGEAQRVKLAQELSKRDTGRTLYILDEPTTGLHFADIDLLLKVLHQLRDAGNTIVVIEHNLDVIKTADWVIDMGPEGGAGGGQLVAQGTPEQVAANPASHTGRYLAPYLKR, encoded by the coding sequence ATGCCACCACGCACCCCCACCGACCCTTCCGCTGCCATCGACTTGCACCATGAACTCGGCCTGTCCGAGGCGCAGCAGGACGACAGCCGCTACCTGGGCGCGCGGCTGGCACACAGTCGCATCGCCATCCGTGGCGCGCGCACGCACAACCTCAAGAACATCGATCTGGACATTCCGCGCCACCAGCTGGTGGTGATCACCGGCCTGTCGGGCTCGGGCAAATCCAGCCTGGCCTTTGACACCTTGTATGCCGAAGGCCAGCGCCGTTATGTCGAGAGCCTCTCGGCCTATGCGCGCCAGTTTCTGGGCCGTCTCGACAAACCCGATGTCGACCTGATCGAGGGCCTGTCACCGGCCATCTCGATCGAGCAGAAGGCGACCAGCCACAACCCGCGCTCGACCGTGGGCACGGTCACCGAAATCCATGACTACCTGCGCCTGTTGTATGCCCGCGCAGGCACGCCGTTCTGCCCCGACCACAACCTGCCACTGGCGGCCCAGACCGTCAGCCAGATGGTGGACGCCGTGCTGGCCCTGCCCGAGGACACCAAGCTGATGATCCTGGCGCCGGTGGCGCGCGGCAAGAAGGGCGAGTTCGTCGAGCTGTTTGCGCAGATGCAGGCGCTGGGCTATGTGCGCTTTCGGGTCGATGGCCAGATGTACGAGCACGAGACCCTGCCCGCGCTGGCCAAGAACGAGAAGCACGATGTCGATGTGGTCATCGACCGGGTCAAGGTACGCGCCGGGCTGCAGCAGCGCCTGGCCGAAAGCATTGAGGCGGCACTGCGCGTGGGCGGCAACGAAGGCAATGGCCGCGTGCTGGCGCTGGAGATGGACACCGGCGAAGAGCATCTGTTCAGCAGCAAGTTCTCCTGCCCGGTCTGCAGCTATGCGCTGGCCGAGCTGGAGCCGCGCCTGTTCTCCTTCAACTCGCCCCAGGGCGCCTGCCCGTCCTGCGATGGCCTGGGCCTGCACGAGGTGTTCGACGTCGAGCGCGTGGTGGCTTTCCCCACGCTCAGCCTGGCCAGTGGCGCCATCAAGGGCTGGGACCGGCGCAATGGCTACTACTTTGCGATGCTCGAGAGCCTGGGCCGCCACTACAAGTTCGATATCGAGCAGCCTTTCGAGAGCCTGCCCGAAGCCGTGCGCCAGGTGGTGCTGTATGGCTCGGGCGACGAAGAGATCGCCTTCAAGTACGAGCTGGCCAGCGGCGAGAACGCCGGCAAGATGGTCACCAAGAAGCACCCCTTCGAAGGCATCCTGCCGAACATGACGCGGCGCTACCGCGAGACCGATTCGAGCATCGTGCGCGATGAGCTGGCCCGCTACCAAAGCGTGCAGCCCTGCCCCGACTGCCACGGCGCGCGCCTGCGCCGCGAGGCGCGCTTTGTGCGCGTGGGCGATGGTGACCAGGCCCGTGCGATCCAGGACATCAGCCAGGTCACCCTGAGCGAGGCCCACGCCTGGTTCAGCACCGTGCAGCTGACGGGCGCCAAGGCCGATATTGCCGCGCGGGTGATCCAGGAAATCAGCACGCGGCTGCAGTTCCTCAACGATGTGGGCCTGACCTACCTGAGCCTGGCGCGCAGCGCCGAGACGCTCTCGGGCGGTGAGGCGCAGCGCATTCGCCTGGCCTCGCAGATCGGCTCGGGCCTGACGGGCGTGATGTATGTGCTCGACGAGCCCTCGATCGGGCTGCACCAGCGCGACAACGACCGCCTGATCGCCACCTTGCAGCACCTGCGTGACATCGGCAACAGCGTGATCGTCGTCGAGCATGACGAGGACATGATGCGCGCGGCCGACCAGATCATCGACATGGGCCCGGGCGCCGGTGTGCACGGCGGCCAGATCATGGCCCAGGGCCGCTACGCCGACATCTGCGCCCACCCGCAGTCGCTCACCGGCCAGTACCTGAGCGGCCAGAAATCGATTGCCGTGCCCGCGCGCCGCACGCCCTGGCTGCCGGTGCTGGCCAGCACCGTGGGCGCGCCGGTGGGCAAGGCCGCCGCGGACAAGAGCGGCTCGCAGTTCCCTACCGTGCGCACCTCGCTGGAGAAAAAGCCCAGCAGTACCAGCAGCACCAGCAGTACCAAGGGCCGCAGCGTGCAGGAAGCGGCCGCCTCCGCCGCAGTGGACCCGCATGCGGTGCAAAGCCTGCGTCTCATCGGCGCCAGCGGCCACAACCTGCGCGATGTGACGGTGGATTTCCCGGTCGGCCTGTTCACCTGCGTGACCGGCGTCTCGGGCTCGGGCAAATCGACCCTGGTCAACGACACCTTGTATGCGGCCGCGGCCCACAAGATCAACCGCGCCCAGGGCGATGTTGCGCCCTACCAGGAGATCGAAGGCCTGGACTATTTCGACAAGGTCATCAATGTGGACCAAAGCCCGATTGGCCGCACGCCGCGTAGCAACCCGGCCACCTACACCGGCCTGTTCACGCCCATTCGCGAGCTGATGGCCGAGACCAACACCGCCAAGGAGCGCGGCTATGGCCCGGGCCGTTTCAGCTTCAATGTGGCCGGCGGCCGCTGCGAAGCCTGCCAGGGCGATGGCATGGTCAAGGTGGAGATGCATTTTCTGCCTGACGTCTATGTACCCTGCGACATCTGCCAGGGCCAGCGCTACAACCGCGAAACCCTGCAGGTGCAGTGGAAGGGCCGCAATATTGCGCAGATCCTGGAGATGACGGTGGAAGACGCGCACGACTTCTTCCGCGATGTGCCCACCATTGCCCGCAAGCTGCAAACGCTGCTGGATGTGGGCCTGAGCTATATCCGCCTGGGCCAGAGCGCCACCACCCTATCGGGCGGCGAGGCCCAGCGCGTCAAGCTGGCGCAGGAGCTGTCCAAGCGCGACACGGGCCGCACGCTCTACATCCTCGATGAGCCGACCACCGGCCTGCACTTTGCCGATATCGACCTGCTGCTCAAGGTGCTGCACCAGCTGCGCGATGCGGGCAACACGATTGTCGTCATCGAGCACAACCTGGACGTCATCAAGACGGCCGACTGGGTCATCGACATGGGCCCCGAAGGCGGCGCCGGCGGCGGGCAGCTGGTGGCCCAGGGCACGCCCGAGCAGGTCGCGGCCAACCCGGCCAGCCATACCGGGCGCTACTTGGCGCCTTACCTCAAGCGCTGA